One genomic segment of Desulfocapsa sulfexigens DSM 10523 includes these proteins:
- a CDS encoding phenylacetate--CoA ligase family protein, producing the protein MSLHFKISKYLLPYRILQFKRKWKALEHSDPESVSRYQFEKIRQVLKHCQRHVPYYRELFQEHNIHPQDIQCLQDLQKIPELSKDILRQQQERMVSEKGWHFLREQLLTSGTTGDKISIWVNPVARAQEFVRYWLFFQRGGYRIGKPFAEFSSDFFIDQDDPLQVLFHRNPITNQLLLNTSYICQENALQYLDLMRKNKVLFIKSRPSSLYIFSQYLQEQGARDLGLQCVFTIGEPLHVHQREVIEKIFGCNVLDFYGHMERVVALSECTHGRMHVDEGYGFVEFQEVTDAASGNDDCKKFRLLGTTMHNCLMPFIRYDTGDLVEPDDSKVPCPCGNRSRIVKQIYGRTEDVITSQDGVTYPALFLVFNMINGIKMGQIIQDDLISFRVNVYPERELFDAVQEKELLYHLRKYLGQNASISIHIVDVRGFEYGSSGKFRSVISFVRNSWACPTD; encoded by the coding sequence ATGTCACTCCATTTTAAAATTTCAAAGTACCTGCTTCCTTATCGAATTCTTCAATTTAAGAGAAAGTGGAAGGCCCTGGAGCATAGTGATCCCGAGTCTGTATCCCGATACCAGTTCGAAAAGATCAGACAGGTCCTTAAACACTGCCAGCGGCATGTTCCCTATTATCGCGAGCTATTTCAAGAACACAATATCCACCCGCAGGATATTCAATGCCTTCAGGATCTTCAGAAAATTCCTGAGTTGTCAAAGGATATCCTGAGGCAACAGCAGGAAAGAATGGTCTCCGAAAAAGGCTGGCACTTTCTGCGCGAGCAACTTCTCACCAGTGGAACCACCGGGGATAAAATCAGTATATGGGTCAACCCTGTTGCCAGGGCTCAGGAGTTTGTCCGTTACTGGCTTTTCTTTCAGCGAGGAGGCTATCGTATAGGGAAACCCTTTGCTGAATTCTCCAGCGACTTCTTTATTGATCAAGACGATCCTCTTCAGGTGCTTTTTCACCGCAATCCGATAACTAATCAACTGCTTTTGAACACTTCATATATTTGCCAAGAGAATGCTCTCCAATATCTGGATTTGATGAGGAAGAATAAAGTACTCTTTATTAAATCGAGACCATCCTCTCTTTATATTTTTTCCCAGTACCTTCAAGAACAGGGGGCAAGAGATCTGGGATTACAGTGTGTGTTCACCATAGGTGAGCCTTTGCATGTTCACCAGAGGGAAGTCATAGAGAAAATATTTGGTTGTAACGTGTTAGATTTTTATGGCCATATGGAGCGTGTGGTAGCCCTGTCTGAATGTACACATGGAAGGATGCATGTAGATGAAGGCTACGGGTTTGTAGAGTTTCAAGAAGTGACCGATGCAGCCTCTGGGAATGATGATTGCAAAAAATTCCGTCTTTTGGGAACAACTATGCATAATTGCTTGATGCCATTTATCCGCTATGATACCGGTGATCTGGTTGAACCAGATGACAGCAAAGTACCATGTCCTTGTGGAAACAGGTCACGGATTGTTAAGCAAATTTATGGGCGCACAGAAGATGTTATTACCAGTCAGGACGGGGTCACTTATCCGGCACTCTTTCTTGTCTTTAATATGATCAACGGAATAAAGATGGGACAGATTATTCAGGATGATCTGATTTCATTTCGGGTGAATGTTTATCCAGAGCGTGAACTATTTGATGCCGTGCAGGAGAAAGAACTCCTGTACCATTTAAGAAAATATCTTGGACAGAATGCGAGTATTTCTATTCATATTGTTGATGTAAGAGGGTTTGAATACGGTAGTTCAGGAAAATTCCGATCTGTTATTTCCTTTGTCAGGAACTCCTGGGCATGTCCGACTGACTGA
- a CDS encoding lysylphosphatidylglycerol synthase transmembrane domain-containing protein gives MIRCNNLELSKKTVYTTLLRLGVSAAVLVWLFSQTDTATVLETFGRLPLVIWVVSVFFFLTLCLLAATRWFLLSGILGLPGQWFTYVGYYFIGQFFNLFMPTSVGGDFFKILFVSKGQQSGLLVSTCGVIADRFIGLLTMFLTGTIAVLMYPGEILPGKNEWLLYCGAFVIVGLLFFVPFLYYLLRTFRSSISEELVLLRTIWQYPAVLIKIAGLSVALNSILISIIIVLATSIGIDVHPSYFFAIFPLTAIVTVLPFSFNGMGLREGAFVYLLSLQNVPFEKALSLSLCLFVVQCSAGFAGGIAYAIGLHKKTID, from the coding sequence ATGATACGTTGCAATAATTTGGAATTAAGCAAGAAAACTGTCTATACAACTCTTCTTCGCCTTGGAGTCAGTGCCGCAGTTCTTGTCTGGCTTTTTTCGCAAACTGATACGGCAACGGTGCTGGAAACATTTGGAAGACTTCCACTTGTAATCTGGGTTGTTTCTGTTTTCTTTTTTCTCACTCTCTGTCTACTGGCAGCAACCCGTTGGTTTCTTCTTTCCGGAATTTTAGGTCTACCAGGTCAGTGGTTCACCTATGTCGGTTATTATTTTATTGGCCAATTTTTTAATCTTTTTATGCCAACCAGTGTGGGCGGGGATTTTTTTAAGATTCTGTTTGTCTCTAAAGGACAGCAGAGTGGATTGTTGGTCAGTACCTGTGGTGTGATAGCTGATAGATTTATCGGTCTCCTGACAATGTTTTTAACGGGGACGATAGCAGTTCTGATGTATCCTGGGGAAATTTTGCCCGGAAAGAATGAATGGCTTTTGTATTGCGGTGCATTCGTGATTGTCGGATTATTGTTTTTTGTCCCGTTCCTCTATTATTTACTTCGTACTTTTCGATCTAGCATTAGCGAAGAGCTTGTATTACTGAGAACAATCTGGCAATATCCCGCCGTGTTAATAAAGATTGCTGGTCTCTCAGTTGCCTTGAATTCTATTCTTATCTCAATTATAATTGTGTTGGCTACAAGTATCGGAATTGATGTACATCCGAGCTATTTTTTTGCGATCTTTCCGTTAACCGCAATTGTCACTGTTTTACCCTTTAGTTTTAATGGCATGGGGTTGCGAGAGGGGGCTTTTGTCTATTTACTGTCTCTACAGAATGTACCCTTCGAAAAAGCGTTATCCCTGAGTCTTTGTCTTTTTGTTGTTCAGTGCAGTGCCGGTTTTGCTGGTGGTATTGCCTATGCCATTGGGCTTCATAAAAAAACAATTGATTGA